From a single Brassica napus cultivar Da-Ae chromosome C9, Da-Ae, whole genome shotgun sequence genomic region:
- the LOC106431623 gene encoding histone-lysine N-methyltransferase ATXR7 isoform X1, with protein MVALDSYFPRKRLSALEPNFSGSTCIGVYSSDDSIAAQDYSCDDSCDDLATVSSARCDFDELCGLDSALEMSCRSNGEGREVHEAGGGSGGTDKSEVPGYNTMYASGWMYVNQQGEMCGAYTQQQLFDGLSTGFLPEDLLVYPTINGYMQNSVPLKYFKQFPQHVATGFAYLHNGMINVHQHETRAEHTASSAAHLISHPPQPSSNGSLLDQRMLNQEEVNLLASFISLGSEHACWFLVDAEGRNHGPYSLLELYNWQQHGHVSDAAMIRDVENKLRPITLASLIGVWRDKCGGENCDESMSGASFISEVSEELSSQLQGGIIKIARRALLDEIISSAISDFLKAKKRDEHLKSDPPSSAANVVKCISSQVINPEKTAVSTTEAAGCENIENEEDPSRIVSESLKYTKSVGSAENFETSCSAVCGILHNNCMQIMWNAVFYDTVATYTSSWRKNKLWFRSPDTPTVSSYCKGSHTNHSEKPEAAESFTCRVDSSSCKTANSNAYDLATKAASFHEPSSRRVTLPVIDGTESVVASISEHVQGELFSSLETNLTDYIGILIEDGANIAASTVQDGKMHEENSSCLEKSGEKGESSEQITSEDIVANIFITTLQTSSDSPVGDEVDTLDIHEPPPPGCESGITRPSLRCNFRPVRSKESIPEIEEYVATALCRQKLHNVVMKDWKSLFMKCSLKEFLASQKGSHQVSRKETIAPRKLKAITQIKKPVKSSISSHTAEKPKKQCVRSSEKILVKRSKKPPSKDTPSKDLSLSKPSQPKIRNAVQQDQIIIKNVTKVRKEKVGKDAHRKVISEKNQDVGMADEFDDELLITRLRRISKSKTKELREGTDAGKSCEEISLSAEESVETVGSRDHEENLSNKSSQKVQKANVSKLKRKNTSEVEGAQSCSGANGGYTEISGKDTDTESLGFETRDKVSHERLSKRRKKDAAKGKNIVEKSACSVSHKSLKPSESSTLKRKHSLDENVPKDSESAVGNEGKLPGNTSNKMQKVGSKKLKLKRKLLPKHTTELSPIEDLAVDNDSRPTSIALKPLVKLGPKASNKKVLVPMPKSDGCARTSINGWHWRAWSLKASPKERASVRGSSCVHTQHFGSKISSSQNVLSARTNRAKMRNLLAAADGADLLKVSQLKARKKRLRFQQSKIHDWGLVALEPIDAEDFVIEYVGELIRSSISEIREHQYEKMGIGSSYLFRLDDGYVIDATKRGGIARFINHSCEPNCYTKIISVDGKKKIFIYAKRHIDAGEEISYNYKFPLEDNKIPCNCKAQKCRGSLN; from the exons ATGGTTGCACTTGATTCCTATTTCCCAAGGAAGAGACTCTCTGCTTTGGAACCAAATTTCTCTGGTTCGACGTGTATCGGAGTCTACAGTTCCGATGATTCCATAGCAGCACAAGATTACTCTTGTGACGACAG CTGCGATGATTTGGCAACTGTATCTTCCGCTCGTTGCGATTTCGACGAACTGTGTGGTCTGGATTCAGCCTTGGAGATGAGCTGCAGGTCTAATGGAGAAGGCCGTGAGGTTCATGAGGCTGGTGGTGGTAGTGGCGGCACAGACAAGAGTGAGGTTCCAGGGTATAATACAATGTATGCGAGCGGTTGGATGTACGTTAATCAGCAAGGCGAGATGTGTGGCGCTTATACGCAACAGCAGCTATTTGATGGCCTGTCCACTGGCTTTCTACCTGAGGATCTTCTTGTATACCCAACTATCAACGGTTATATGCAAAATTCTGTACCGCTTAAGTACTTCAAGCAGTTTCCTCAACATGTCGCCACTGGCTTTGCCTATCTACATAATGGAATGATAAATGTCCATCAACATGAGACTCGAGCAGAGCATacagcttcttctgctgctcATTTGATTTCCCACCCTCCACAGCCCAGTTCTAATGGTTCCCTCTTGGATCAGCGAATGTTAAACCAGGAGGAAGTGAATTTGTTAGCTTCGTTCATCTCATTG GGAAGCGAACATGCTTGCTGGTTTCTTGTGGATGCTGAGGGTAGAAATCATGGTCCATATTCTTTATTGGAGCTTTATAATTGGCAGCAGCATGGACATGTTTCAGATGCAGCAATG ATACGGGATGTTGAAAATAAGTTAAGACCAATCACATTAGCGTCGTTAATTGGTGTATGGAGGGATAAATGTGGTGGTGAAAATTGTGACGAGTCAATGTCTGGGGCGAGCTTCATATCTGAAGTATCTGAAGAACTCTCTTCTCAGCTTCAGGGTGGAATAATCAAAATAGCTAGAAGAGCTCTACTCGATGAAATCATCAGTAGCGCAATTTCAGACTTTCTTAAGGCGAAGAAAAGAGACGAGCATCTCAAGTCTGATCCACCCAGTTCCGCTGCCAATGTTGTTAAATGCATATCG TCTCAAGTTATCAATCCGGAGAAAACTGCTGTCTCAACCACTGAAGCAGCAGGCTGTGAGAACATAGAGAATGAGGAGGATCCTAGTCGAATAGTTTCAGAGTCGCTCAAATACACTAAATCTGTTGGAAGCGCCGAGAACTTTGAGACATCTTGCTCAGCTGTATGTGGAATCCTTCACAACAATTGCATGCAAATTATGTGGAATGCTGTCTTTTATGATACTGTGGCAACGTATACATCATCTTGGCGAAAGAACAAACTTTGGTTTCGTTCTCCTGATACCCCAACCGTTTCGAGCTACTGCAAGGGTTCCCATACCAACCACTCAGAAAAACCAGAAGCAGCTGAGAgt TTTACTTGTAGGGTGGATTCCTCTTCCTGCAAAACTGCTAACTCTAATGCATATGACTTAGCTACCAAAGCAGCAAGTTTTCATGAACCGTCATCTAGGAGAGTAACCTTACCAGTCATTGATGGAACAGAAAGCGTTGTAGCAAGCATATCGGAACACGTACAAGGGGAGCTCTTTTCGTCTCTGGAAACTAATCTGACTGATTATATTGGCATTCTCATTGAAGATGGTGCGAACATTGCTGCTAGTACTGTCCAAGATGGCAAAATGCATGAG GAAAACTCGTCATGTTTGGAAAAGTCTGGTGAAAAGGGAGAATCGTCTGAGCAAATCACATCTGAGGATATTGttgctaatatttttattacaacaTTGCAGACATCATCAGACAGTCCGGTCGGTGATGAAGTTGATACTCTGGATATTCATGAGCCACCACCACCTGGGTGTGAAAGCGGCATTACAAGGCCATCTCTGCGCTGTAACTTTCGGCCTGTAAGGTCCAAAGAATCCATTCCTGAGATTGAAGAATATGTTGCAACGGCTTTATGTAGACAGAAGTTGCATAATGTTGTTATGAAAGATTGGAAATCACTGTTCATGAAGTGTTCTCTTAAGGAATTCCTTGCTTCACAGAAAGGAAGCCATCAAGTTTCTCGCAAAGAAACAATCGCCCCGAGGAAGCTCAAAGCGATTACTCAGATCAAAAAGCCAGTAAAGTCTAGTATATCAAGTCATACAGCCGAGAAGCCAAAGAAACAATGTGTCAGATCTTCTGAAAAAATTCTGGTTAAACGATCTAAGAAACCTCCTTCTAAAGATACACCCAGTAAAGATTTGTCACTTAGTAAACCAAGTCAGCCGAAGATAAGGAATGCTGTCCAGCAGGATCAAA TTATCATTAAGAATGTGACGAAGGTTCGGAAAGAAAAGGTTGGTAAAGATGCTCATCGCAAGGTGATTTCTGAGAAAAACCAAGATGTTGGAATGGCAGATGAATTTGATGACGAACTTCTTATAACAAGACTAAGAA GGATATCAAAGAGTAAAACAAAAGAGTTAAGAGAAGGTACAGACGCTGGAAAATCCTGTGAGGAGATTTCATTGTCTGCTGAAGAATCCGTGGAAACTGTTGGCTCCAGAGATCATGAGGAAAATCTTTCAAATAAGTCTTCTCAGAAAGTGCAAAAAG CTAATGTGTCAAAGCTAAAGAGAAAGAATACATCAGAAGTCGAAGGAGCACAATCTTGTAGTGGAGCAAACGGAGGATATACTGAGATTTCTGGAAAAGACACTGATACAGAAAGCCTTGGATTTGAAACCAGGGATAAGGTTTCCCATGAACGCCTCAGCAAGAGACGGAAAA AAGATGCAgctaaaggaaaaaatattgtGGAGAAGTCTGCGTGCAGCGTATCACATAAATCTCTTAAGC CATCggaatcatcaactctaaagaGAAAGCATTCATTAGATGAAAATGTCCCCAAGGATTCTGAGAGTGCTGTTGGAAATGAAGGAAAGCTTCCTGGCAATACATCAAATAAAATGCAGAAAG TAGGTTCGAAGAAATTGAAGCTTAAAAGGAAGCTATTACCAAAACATACAACAGAGCTTTCTCCCATTGAGGATTTGGCAGTGGATAATGACAGCAGACCTACGTCGATTGCACTAAAACCATTGGTAAAATTGGGACCGAAAGCAAGCAATAAAAAGGTGTTAGTTCCAATGCCAAAGTCCGATGGATGTGCACGCACATCTATTAATGGCTGGCATTGGCGTGCATGGTCATTAAAGGCTAGTCCTAAAGAGAGAGCCAGTGTTAGGGGAAGTTCTTGCGTGCACACGCAACATTTTGGTTCCAAAATTAGTTCTTCTCAAAACGTTCTTTCTGCAAGAACTAATAGGGCAAAGATGCGTAATCTTCTAGCTGCTGCCGATGGTGCTGACCTCTTAAAAGTTTCTCAGTTGAAg GCTAGGAAAAAGCGTTTGCGGTTTCAACAAAGCAAAATTCATGATTGGGGTCTTGTCGCACTTGAACCAATTGACGCAGAGGACTTTGTGATCGAATATGTTGGAGAGTTGATACGTTCTTCT ATATCTGAGATCCGTGAACACCAATATGAAAAGATGGGAATTGGAAGCAGTTATCTTTTCAGGCTTGATGATGGCTATGTG ATTGATGCCACAAAGCGAGGTGGCATAGCAAGGTTTATAAACCATTCATGTGAG CCTAATTGTTACACCAAGATTATAAGTGTGGACGGTAAGAAGAAGATATTTATCTATGCGAAACGGCATATTGACGCTGGTGAAGAAATAAGTTACAACTACAAATTCCCGCTTGAGGACAACAAAATCCCTTGCAACTGTAAAGCACAAAA GTGCCGTGGATCACTGAACTAG
- the LOC106431623 gene encoding histone-lysine N-methyltransferase ATXR7 isoform X5, with translation MVALDSYFPRKRLSALEPNFSGSTCIGVYSSDDSIAAQDYSCDDSCDDLATVSSARCDFDELCGLDSALEMSCRSNGEGREVHEAGGGSGGTDKSEVPGYNTMYASGWMYVNQQGEMCGAYTQQQLFDGLSTGFLPEDLLVYPTINGYMQNSVPLKYFKQFPQHVATGFAYLHNGMINVHQHETRAEHTASSAAHLISHPPQPSSNGSLLDQRMLNQEEVNLLASFISLGSEHACWFLVDAEGRNHGPYSLLELYNWQQHGHVSDAAMIRDVENKLRPITLASLIGVWRDKCGGENCDESMSGASFISEVSEELSSQLQGGIIKIARRALLDEIISSAISDFLKAKKRDEHLKSDPPSSAANVVKCISSQVINPEKTAVSTTEAAGCENIENEEDPSRIVSESLKYTKSVGSAENFETSCSAVCGILHNNCMQIMWNAVFYDTVATYTSSWRKNKLWFRSPDTPTVSSYCKGSHTNHSEKPEAAESFTCRVDSSSCKTANSNAYDLATKAASFHEPSSRRVTLPVIDGTESVVASISEHVQGELFSSLETNLTDYIGILIEDGANIAASTVQDGKMHEENSSCLEKSGEKGESSEQITSEDIVANIFITTLQTSSDSPVGDEVDTLDIHEPPPPGCESGITRPSLRCNFRPVRSKESIPEIEEYVATALCRQKLHNVVMKDWKSLFMKCSLKEFLASQKGSHQVSRKETIAPRKLKAITQIKKPVKSSISSHTAEKPKKQCVRSSEKILVKRSKKPPSKDTPSKDLSLSKPSQPKIRNAVQQDQIIIKNVTKVRKEKVGKDAHRKVISEKNQDVGMADEFDDELLITRLRRISKSKTKELREGTDAGKSCEEISLSAEESVETVGSRDHEENLSNKSSQKVQKANVSKLKRKNTSEVEGAQSCSGANGGYTEISGKDTDTESLGFETRDKVSHERLSKRRKTKGKNIVEKSACSVSHKSLKPSESSTLKRKHSLDENVPKDSESAVGNEGKLPGNTSNKMQKVGSKKLKLKRKLLPKHTTELSPIEDLAVDNDSRPTSIALKPLVKLGPKASNKKVLVPMPKSDGCARTSINGWHWRAWSLKASPKERASVRGSSCVHTQHFGSKISSSQNVLSARTNRAKMRNLLAAADGADLLKVSQLKARKKRLRFQQSKIHDWGLVALEPIDAEDFVIEYVGELIRSSISEIREHQYEKMGIGSSYLFRLDDGYVIDATKRGGIARFINHSCEPNCYTKIISVDGKKKIFIYAKRHIDAGEEISYNYKFPLEDNKIPCNCKAQKCRGSLN, from the exons ATGGTTGCACTTGATTCCTATTTCCCAAGGAAGAGACTCTCTGCTTTGGAACCAAATTTCTCTGGTTCGACGTGTATCGGAGTCTACAGTTCCGATGATTCCATAGCAGCACAAGATTACTCTTGTGACGACAG CTGCGATGATTTGGCAACTGTATCTTCCGCTCGTTGCGATTTCGACGAACTGTGTGGTCTGGATTCAGCCTTGGAGATGAGCTGCAGGTCTAATGGAGAAGGCCGTGAGGTTCATGAGGCTGGTGGTGGTAGTGGCGGCACAGACAAGAGTGAGGTTCCAGGGTATAATACAATGTATGCGAGCGGTTGGATGTACGTTAATCAGCAAGGCGAGATGTGTGGCGCTTATACGCAACAGCAGCTATTTGATGGCCTGTCCACTGGCTTTCTACCTGAGGATCTTCTTGTATACCCAACTATCAACGGTTATATGCAAAATTCTGTACCGCTTAAGTACTTCAAGCAGTTTCCTCAACATGTCGCCACTGGCTTTGCCTATCTACATAATGGAATGATAAATGTCCATCAACATGAGACTCGAGCAGAGCATacagcttcttctgctgctcATTTGATTTCCCACCCTCCACAGCCCAGTTCTAATGGTTCCCTCTTGGATCAGCGAATGTTAAACCAGGAGGAAGTGAATTTGTTAGCTTCGTTCATCTCATTG GGAAGCGAACATGCTTGCTGGTTTCTTGTGGATGCTGAGGGTAGAAATCATGGTCCATATTCTTTATTGGAGCTTTATAATTGGCAGCAGCATGGACATGTTTCAGATGCAGCAATG ATACGGGATGTTGAAAATAAGTTAAGACCAATCACATTAGCGTCGTTAATTGGTGTATGGAGGGATAAATGTGGTGGTGAAAATTGTGACGAGTCAATGTCTGGGGCGAGCTTCATATCTGAAGTATCTGAAGAACTCTCTTCTCAGCTTCAGGGTGGAATAATCAAAATAGCTAGAAGAGCTCTACTCGATGAAATCATCAGTAGCGCAATTTCAGACTTTCTTAAGGCGAAGAAAAGAGACGAGCATCTCAAGTCTGATCCACCCAGTTCCGCTGCCAATGTTGTTAAATGCATATCG TCTCAAGTTATCAATCCGGAGAAAACTGCTGTCTCAACCACTGAAGCAGCAGGCTGTGAGAACATAGAGAATGAGGAGGATCCTAGTCGAATAGTTTCAGAGTCGCTCAAATACACTAAATCTGTTGGAAGCGCCGAGAACTTTGAGACATCTTGCTCAGCTGTATGTGGAATCCTTCACAACAATTGCATGCAAATTATGTGGAATGCTGTCTTTTATGATACTGTGGCAACGTATACATCATCTTGGCGAAAGAACAAACTTTGGTTTCGTTCTCCTGATACCCCAACCGTTTCGAGCTACTGCAAGGGTTCCCATACCAACCACTCAGAAAAACCAGAAGCAGCTGAGAgt TTTACTTGTAGGGTGGATTCCTCTTCCTGCAAAACTGCTAACTCTAATGCATATGACTTAGCTACCAAAGCAGCAAGTTTTCATGAACCGTCATCTAGGAGAGTAACCTTACCAGTCATTGATGGAACAGAAAGCGTTGTAGCAAGCATATCGGAACACGTACAAGGGGAGCTCTTTTCGTCTCTGGAAACTAATCTGACTGATTATATTGGCATTCTCATTGAAGATGGTGCGAACATTGCTGCTAGTACTGTCCAAGATGGCAAAATGCATGAG GAAAACTCGTCATGTTTGGAAAAGTCTGGTGAAAAGGGAGAATCGTCTGAGCAAATCACATCTGAGGATATTGttgctaatatttttattacaacaTTGCAGACATCATCAGACAGTCCGGTCGGTGATGAAGTTGATACTCTGGATATTCATGAGCCACCACCACCTGGGTGTGAAAGCGGCATTACAAGGCCATCTCTGCGCTGTAACTTTCGGCCTGTAAGGTCCAAAGAATCCATTCCTGAGATTGAAGAATATGTTGCAACGGCTTTATGTAGACAGAAGTTGCATAATGTTGTTATGAAAGATTGGAAATCACTGTTCATGAAGTGTTCTCTTAAGGAATTCCTTGCTTCACAGAAAGGAAGCCATCAAGTTTCTCGCAAAGAAACAATCGCCCCGAGGAAGCTCAAAGCGATTACTCAGATCAAAAAGCCAGTAAAGTCTAGTATATCAAGTCATACAGCCGAGAAGCCAAAGAAACAATGTGTCAGATCTTCTGAAAAAATTCTGGTTAAACGATCTAAGAAACCTCCTTCTAAAGATACACCCAGTAAAGATTTGTCACTTAGTAAACCAAGTCAGCCGAAGATAAGGAATGCTGTCCAGCAGGATCAAA TTATCATTAAGAATGTGACGAAGGTTCGGAAAGAAAAGGTTGGTAAAGATGCTCATCGCAAGGTGATTTCTGAGAAAAACCAAGATGTTGGAATGGCAGATGAATTTGATGACGAACTTCTTATAACAAGACTAAGAA GGATATCAAAGAGTAAAACAAAAGAGTTAAGAGAAGGTACAGACGCTGGAAAATCCTGTGAGGAGATTTCATTGTCTGCTGAAGAATCCGTGGAAACTGTTGGCTCCAGAGATCATGAGGAAAATCTTTCAAATAAGTCTTCTCAGAAAGTGCAAAAAG CTAATGTGTCAAAGCTAAAGAGAAAGAATACATCAGAAGTCGAAGGAGCACAATCTTGTAGTGGAGCAAACGGAGGATATACTGAGATTTCTGGAAAAGACACTGATACAGAAAGCCTTGGATTTGAAACCAGGGATAAGGTTTCCCATGAACGCCTCAGCAAGAGACGGAAAA ctaaaggaaaaaatattgtGGAGAAGTCTGCGTGCAGCGTATCACATAAATCTCTTAAGC CATCggaatcatcaactctaaagaGAAAGCATTCATTAGATGAAAATGTCCCCAAGGATTCTGAGAGTGCTGTTGGAAATGAAGGAAAGCTTCCTGGCAATACATCAAATAAAATGCAGAAAG TAGGTTCGAAGAAATTGAAGCTTAAAAGGAAGCTATTACCAAAACATACAACAGAGCTTTCTCCCATTGAGGATTTGGCAGTGGATAATGACAGCAGACCTACGTCGATTGCACTAAAACCATTGGTAAAATTGGGACCGAAAGCAAGCAATAAAAAGGTGTTAGTTCCAATGCCAAAGTCCGATGGATGTGCACGCACATCTATTAATGGCTGGCATTGGCGTGCATGGTCATTAAAGGCTAGTCCTAAAGAGAGAGCCAGTGTTAGGGGAAGTTCTTGCGTGCACACGCAACATTTTGGTTCCAAAATTAGTTCTTCTCAAAACGTTCTTTCTGCAAGAACTAATAGGGCAAAGATGCGTAATCTTCTAGCTGCTGCCGATGGTGCTGACCTCTTAAAAGTTTCTCAGTTGAAg GCTAGGAAAAAGCGTTTGCGGTTTCAACAAAGCAAAATTCATGATTGGGGTCTTGTCGCACTTGAACCAATTGACGCAGAGGACTTTGTGATCGAATATGTTGGAGAGTTGATACGTTCTTCT ATATCTGAGATCCGTGAACACCAATATGAAAAGATGGGAATTGGAAGCAGTTATCTTTTCAGGCTTGATGATGGCTATGTG ATTGATGCCACAAAGCGAGGTGGCATAGCAAGGTTTATAAACCATTCATGTGAG CCTAATTGTTACACCAAGATTATAAGTGTGGACGGTAAGAAGAAGATATTTATCTATGCGAAACGGCATATTGACGCTGGTGAAGAAATAAGTTACAACTACAAATTCCCGCTTGAGGACAACAAAATCCCTTGCAACTGTAAAGCACAAAA GTGCCGTGGATCACTGAACTAG